The following coding sequences are from one Candidatus Eisenbacteria bacterium window:
- a CDS encoding TonB-dependent receptor: protein MSSLSTLLTLMLTSCSCPQLSLALAWTAFAAADSARVVRQMDSVEVRARLLDPRSSQTLRVVSFAALRGLPLDRLVDAIALQPGVVVTADGLSVRGGRVGTSSTWFDGMPLDEPIRHRMMEVPLAALARAELATGALEAQEGATLAGTLRLEPLEPTATWRVRVLWTSDARTGTHYDRASGVVAGPLAAGFGAVAAAEGRLDDTWLPNLRSRSRSRTSLLGGSFGWRADNAASGSLRIAPIAGRSGPRLHLLATRRVELPFDPGWTVNGPVNDCIGPLCAQGPGVVDSASADYFYRAADHVPITDDRRLAAFFTWASAETLSRVSMRLGWSATHRITSVGGGNDDSYLFARQVPLYGYPGSPAGDPFLAYGGDWPFFRRELTRSWHARADLDRFTRQGHRIRAGLGGRWDDLNLREWDLTTLGTGVDSLRAFDTSAPGAFGYVQSRWAFEGFVLNAGLRGEWFTPGSDAESQPMPGRPGGYFSLSPRIGLAYPISDRDAFSFAYARLQQDPARDFLYDSRGQVDWRTPLGNAGIEPATAITYEAALQHVIGAGSRVQIGVFYREWYDEPGARAIDVRNQGLGSRFEGVDAGHAGGVEATFSWNARYARGEVTYTIMDARGNSSLAEGFPVGPRFGPRPAPIQDAPLDWDRRHQLNLSLHQAVHRSTSIDVHAWIASGTPWTPREQGVADIDAGAVNSRRLPWTESTELAVHTTLPRFERFAVGLEVRNLFDHRGPARATLDGFPHPEINSRLDDYGAFRTQTGLGGAFWDTGSGSQPAGWVRVFDPRLDQASRTVRMRLEFTW, encoded by the coding sequence GTGTCGTCGCTTTCGACTCTGCTCACGCTGATGCTCACGAGCTGCTCCTGCCCGCAACTCTCGCTCGCGTTGGCGTGGACCGCCTTCGCGGCCGCCGACTCAGCGCGCGTGGTGCGCCAGATGGACTCGGTCGAGGTGCGGGCGCGACTGCTCGATCCGCGCTCGAGCCAGACGCTCCGCGTCGTTTCCTTCGCGGCCCTTCGCGGACTGCCGCTCGATCGGCTGGTGGACGCGATCGCGCTGCAGCCGGGCGTCGTCGTGACCGCCGACGGACTCTCGGTGCGCGGGGGCCGCGTCGGCACCTCCAGTACCTGGTTCGACGGAATGCCGCTCGACGAACCGATCCGCCACCGCATGATGGAAGTTCCGCTCGCGGCACTCGCGCGGGCGGAACTGGCGACCGGCGCGCTCGAGGCGCAAGAGGGCGCCACACTCGCCGGCACCTTGCGCCTCGAGCCACTGGAGCCCACGGCGACCTGGCGGGTGCGAGTCCTGTGGACTTCGGACGCACGAACCGGCACGCACTACGACCGTGCGAGCGGAGTGGTCGCGGGGCCGCTGGCCGCCGGCTTCGGGGCGGTCGCGGCCGCCGAGGGTCGGCTCGACGACACGTGGTTGCCGAATCTGCGCTCGCGCTCGCGCTCGCGCACCTCACTGCTGGGCGGTTCGTTCGGCTGGCGAGCGGACAACGCGGCTTCAGGCTCGCTTCGCATCGCGCCCATCGCGGGGCGTTCCGGGCCTCGACTTCATCTGCTCGCCACACGGCGGGTCGAGCTGCCGTTCGACCCCGGTTGGACGGTGAATGGCCCGGTGAACGATTGCATCGGCCCGTTGTGCGCCCAGGGGCCCGGGGTGGTGGACTCCGCGTCGGCGGACTACTTCTATCGCGCCGCGGATCACGTGCCGATCACCGACGACCGGCGACTCGCCGCGTTCTTCACCTGGGCGAGCGCCGAGACCCTGTCGCGCGTCTCGATGCGACTCGGCTGGAGCGCCACACACCGCATCACCTCGGTCGGCGGCGGGAACGACGACTCCTACCTCTTCGCGCGACAAGTCCCGCTCTACGGATATCCCGGCAGTCCCGCCGGTGATCCGTTCCTCGCCTACGGCGGCGACTGGCCGTTCTTCCGGCGCGAACTCACGCGATCGTGGCATGCGCGCGCCGACCTCGATCGATTCACCCGCCAGGGTCACCGCATCCGAGCGGGCCTCGGCGGGCGTTGGGATGATCTGAATCTGCGCGAGTGGGATCTCACCACGCTCGGCACCGGTGTGGATTCGCTGCGTGCGTTCGACACTTCGGCGCCCGGCGCGTTCGGATACGTTCAGTCGCGCTGGGCCTTCGAAGGCTTCGTGCTGAACGCGGGACTGCGCGGCGAGTGGTTCACGCCCGGCTCGGACGCCGAATCGCAGCCGATGCCCGGCCGGCCGGGCGGCTACTTTTCGCTCAGTCCGCGGATCGGGCTCGCGTATCCGATCTCGGATCGCGACGCGTTCTCGTTCGCCTACGCGAGACTTCAACAGGATCCGGCGCGAGACTTTCTCTACGATTCGCGCGGCCAGGTGGACTGGCGCACACCGCTCGGCAACGCCGGGATCGAACCCGCGACGGCGATCACCTACGAGGCCGCCCTTCAGCACGTGATCGGAGCCGGGTCGCGCGTGCAGATCGGCGTGTTCTATCGCGAGTGGTACGACGAGCCGGGCGCGCGCGCGATCGACGTGAGGAACCAGGGCCTCGGCTCACGCTTCGAGGGTGTGGATGCCGGCCACGCCGGCGGCGTCGAGGCGACGTTCAGCTGGAACGCGCGGTACGCACGCGGAGAGGTCACCTACACGATCATGGATGCGCGCGGCAACAGTTCGCTGGCGGAGGGATTCCCGGTCGGTCCGCGATTCGGGCCGCGGCCCGCGCCGATTCAGGACGCGCCGCTCGACTGGGACCGACGACATCAGCTCAATCTCTCGTTGCACCAGGCCGTGCATCGCTCGACCTCGATCGACGTCCATGCATGGATCGCGAGCGGCACGCCGTGGACCCCGCGCGAGCAGGGCGTGGCCGACATCGACGCGGGGGCAGTGAATTCGCGGCGCCTGCCGTGGACCGAGTCCACCGAGCTGGCGGTGCACACCACGCTGCCGCGTTTCGAGCGCTTCGCCGTGGGTCTCGAAGTCCGCAACCTATTCGACCATCGCGGCCCCGCTCGCGCCACGCTCGATGGCTTCCCGCATCCCGAGATCAACTCGCGACTCGACGACTACGGCGCGTTTCGCACCCAGACCGGGCTCGGTGGGGCGTTCTGGGACACCGGAAGCGGCTCCCAGCCGGCGGGCTGGGTGCGGGTGTTCGATCCGCGCCTCGATCAGGCTTCACGCACCGTGCGGATGCGGCTCGAGTTCACGTGGTGA
- the def gene encoding peptide deformylase, with the protein MSIRSIRIYGDPVLRERARPVTEFDDALRELVADLYETMVAYNGVGLAAPQVGIPHRLLVIDLPLDDETRARFALINPELSERSGSEGGEEGCLSIPGVYDEVKRATRMRVKGLDEHGRPLDFEASGYLARAIQHEVDHLDGVLFIDRLSPLRRQFLRGKLEGLKRGEMPDGYPQHERGEGLG; encoded by the coding sequence GTGTCGATTCGTTCGATCCGCATTTATGGCGATCCGGTGTTGCGCGAACGCGCTCGACCGGTCACCGAATTCGACGACGCCCTGCGCGAGCTGGTCGCCGACCTGTACGAGACCATGGTCGCGTACAACGGGGTCGGTCTCGCAGCTCCGCAGGTAGGCATCCCGCACCGCTTGCTCGTCATCGACCTGCCGCTCGACGATGAGACGCGCGCGCGCTTCGCGCTGATCAATCCCGAGCTTTCGGAACGCTCGGGAAGCGAAGGGGGCGAAGAAGGCTGCCTGTCGATTCCGGGCGTCTACGACGAGGTGAAGCGCGCCACGCGCATGCGTGTGAAGGGGCTCGACGAACACGGTCGACCGCTCGACTTCGAAGCGTCCGGCTACCTGGCGCGTGCGATTCAGCACGAGGTCGATCATCTCGACGGCGTGCTGTTCATCGACCGGCTCTCGCCGCTGCGGCGCCAGTTCCTGCGCGGCAAGCTCGAGGGGCTCAAGCGCGGCGAGATGCCGGATGGCTATCCGCAGCATGAACGCGGCGAGGGGCTCGGGTGA
- the tgt gene encoding tRNA guanosine(34) transglycosylase Tgt, which yields MALTYELEATDTQTTARAGTLRTLHGEVRTPVFMPVGTQATVKTLTPDEVAATGARILLGNTYHLYLRPGVDTVRELGGLHRFMSWNGAILTDSGGFQVMSLSELRKVTDEGVEFRSHLDGSRHFMRPEDSIRIQDGFGTDIAMSFDELVELPAEPAVVSDAVDRTLRWARRGLEERERLRGEGRGAMALFGINQGGTDANQRRRCFEQLGAMPFDGFALGGLWVGESRSLSLEMVERDCAEFPAAKPRYLMGVGHPVDVIEAVARGVDMFDCVLPTRNARRGTVFVSSGRLVVKNAAYARDPRPLDLECDCYTCRNFSRAYLRHLFASDELLGPRLASLHAVHQMVQLALEAREAILAGRFAAFRAQYLERFRSGDTLATALDPDPDGRPVTAGPTL from the coding sequence ATGGCCCTGACCTACGAACTCGAAGCCACCGACACCCAGACGACGGCTCGCGCCGGCACGCTGCGCACGCTTCACGGCGAAGTGCGCACGCCGGTGTTCATGCCAGTCGGAACCCAGGCCACGGTCAAGACGCTGACCCCCGACGAGGTGGCGGCGACCGGCGCCCGGATTCTGCTCGGCAATACGTATCACCTGTACCTGAGACCCGGCGTCGACACGGTACGGGAACTCGGCGGGCTGCATCGCTTCATGAGCTGGAACGGCGCGATCCTCACCGACAGCGGCGGCTTCCAGGTCATGAGCCTGTCGGAACTTCGCAAGGTCACCGACGAAGGGGTGGAGTTCCGGTCGCATCTCGATGGCAGCCGGCACTTCATGCGGCCCGAAGACTCGATCCGAATTCAGGATGGATTCGGCACGGACATCGCGATGTCATTTGACGAACTGGTGGAGCTGCCGGCCGAGCCGGCGGTGGTGAGCGACGCAGTCGATCGCACGCTTCGGTGGGCGCGGCGCGGACTCGAGGAGCGCGAGCGGCTGCGCGGCGAGGGCCGCGGCGCGATGGCATTGTTCGGAATCAACCAGGGCGGCACCGACGCGAACCAGCGGCGGCGTTGCTTCGAGCAGCTCGGAGCGATGCCGTTCGACGGCTTCGCGCTCGGCGGCCTGTGGGTGGGCGAGAGCCGTTCGCTGTCGCTCGAAATGGTGGAGCGCGACTGCGCGGAGTTCCCGGCCGCGAAGCCGCGCTATCTGATGGGGGTCGGTCACCCGGTCGACGTGATCGAAGCGGTGGCGCGCGGGGTCGACATGTTCGACTGCGTGCTGCCGACCCGTAACGCCCGGCGCGGGACGGTGTTCGTTTCGAGCGGGAGGCTGGTGGTCAAGAACGCGGCGTACGCCCGCGATCCGCGACCGCTCGACCTGGAATGTGATTGCTACACGTGTCGAAACTTCAGCCGCGCTTACCTGCGACACCTGTTCGCAAGTGACGAGTTGCTGGGACCGCGGCTCGCATCGCTGCATGCCGTTCATCAGATGGTGCAACTCGCGCTTGAAGCGCGCGAGGCGATTCTCGCGGGACGCTTCGCCGCGTTTCGCGCGCAGTACTTGGAAAGATTTCGCAGCGGCGACACCCTCGCCACGGCGCTCGACCCCGACCCGGACGGCCGTCCGGTGACGGCGGGCCCGACTCTCTAG
- a CDS encoding methionyl-tRNA formyltransferase yields MSRPRVVFMGTPAFAVPALEAVAEACDVTLVVTQPDRPKGRGLALAESEVATAAARIGVREIYKPADARTAETLARVRAAAPDLAAVVAFGAILPAELLAAPRLGCINLHGSLLPDYRGASPVQRALWDGRAMTGVTTMWMDEGIDTGDLILQRCEPIRAEDDAGSLATRLANVGAPLLAESLLAAHAGNAARAPQDRTAGSYARKLKKRDGAMDWTLDAIALWNRARAVTPWPGAFTEGAGRRLVVTRATPIDVLEHAGEPGQVVAVDRDGVRVLCGRGVLRLERVKPEGRAEMAAADWAHGARIAPGSKMRRMEEVQS; encoded by the coding sequence GTGAGTCGTCCGCGCGTGGTGTTCATGGGCACGCCCGCGTTCGCGGTTCCTGCGCTGGAAGCGGTGGCCGAGGCATGCGATGTCACGCTGGTGGTGACGCAGCCCGACCGCCCGAAGGGGCGGGGACTCGCGCTGGCGGAGTCCGAGGTCGCAACCGCTGCGGCGCGTATCGGTGTGCGCGAGATCTACAAGCCCGCGGACGCCCGCACTGCGGAAACACTGGCGCGCGTGCGAGCCGCCGCCCCCGATCTGGCGGCGGTGGTGGCGTTCGGCGCGATCCTGCCGGCCGAGCTGCTCGCGGCACCACGGCTCGGCTGCATCAATCTGCACGGCTCGCTGCTGCCCGACTACCGTGGCGCCTCGCCGGTACAGCGCGCGCTGTGGGACGGGCGGGCGATGACCGGCGTCACCACGATGTGGATGGACGAGGGCATCGACACCGGTGATCTGATCCTGCAGCGCTGCGAACCGATCCGCGCCGAAGATGACGCGGGCTCGCTCGCGACGCGGCTCGCAAACGTCGGCGCGCCACTGCTGGCCGAGAGTCTGCTGGCCGCGCACGCCGGCAACGCTGCACGCGCGCCGCAGGATCGCACCGCCGGAAGCTATGCGCGCAAGCTCAAGAAGCGCGATGGCGCGATGGACTGGACGCTCGACGCGATCGCGTTGTGGAACCGAGCGCGCGCGGTCACTCCGTGGCCGGGAGCCTTCACGGAGGGAGCGGGGCGCCGGCTGGTGGTGACGCGGGCGACTCCGATCGACGTTTTGGAGCACGCGGGCGAGCCCGGGCAGGTGGTGGCCGTGGATCGTGATGGCGTGCGAGTGCTGTGCGGCCGCGGAGTGCTGCGGCTCGAACGAGTGAAACCCGAGGGGCGCGCCGAGATGGCTGCGGCCGATTGGGCGCATGGGGCGCGCATCGCTCCGGGGTCGAAGATGAGAAGGATGGAGGAGGTTCAGTCGTGA
- the yajC gene encoding preprotein translocase subunit YajC gives MFLWTDAFAQAAGGAAKAADPKMAILIQVLQFVPIFLILYFLLIRPQQKRQKDAEKMLKNLKKGDRVLTTGGLFGTVVGIDDNKAVLRVADDVKLEFSKSAVVQVLAEEGK, from the coding sequence ATGTTCCTGTGGACCGATGCCTTCGCTCAGGCTGCCGGCGGTGCCGCCAAGGCCGCCGATCCCAAGATGGCGATCCTCATTCAGGTGCTCCAGTTCGTCCCGATCTTCCTGATTCTCTACTTCCTGCTGATCCGCCCGCAGCAGAAGCGCCAGAAGGACGCCGAGAAGATGCTGAAGAACCTGAAGAAGGGCGATCGCGTGCTCACCACCGGCGGCCTGTTCGGAACCGTTGTCGGCATCGATGACAACAAGGCCGTGCTGCGCGTCGCCGACGACGTGAAGCTCGAGTTCTCCAAGTCGGCGGTGGTTCAGGTGCTTGCGGAGGAGGGCAAGTAG
- the acpS gene encoding holo-ACP synthase — MPVRGIGIDIVKVERISESLERFGKRMEARIFTVEELDYCRGHKDPLPHLAARFAAKEAASKALGTGMSAGVAFKLIEVIQPGGRVPTLRFFGAALERYEALGCTSSHLSITHDGGLAVACVVLEGA; from the coding sequence GTGCCCGTTCGCGGCATCGGCATCGACATCGTCAAGGTGGAGCGCATCTCCGAGTCGCTCGAGCGCTTCGGCAAGCGCATGGAAGCGCGAATCTTCACCGTCGAAGAGCTCGACTACTGCCGCGGCCACAAGGATCCGCTCCCGCACCTGGCCGCGCGCTTCGCCGCCAAGGAAGCCGCTTCCAAGGCACTCGGCACCGGAATGAGCGCAGGCGTGGCGTTCAAACTGATCGAGGTCATCCAACCCGGCGGGCGCGTTCCCACACTGCGCTTTTTCGGCGCAGCACTCGAACGCTACGAGGCGCTCGGTTGCACCAGTTCGCACCTGTCCATCACCCACGACGGCGGCCTTGCGGTCGCGTGCGTGGTGCTGGAGGGCGCGTGA